In one Musa acuminata AAA Group cultivar baxijiao chromosome BXJ2-5, Cavendish_Baxijiao_AAA, whole genome shotgun sequence genomic region, the following are encoded:
- the LOC135612391 gene encoding UDP-glycosyltransferase 86A2-like has translation MTSSGSATGPHALFVTAPYQGHFAPAVDLAINLAARGFVVTFACTEAFQHQRTASGASSADHRDVFAGARSRGLDIRYELVSDGLPVSFDRHSHPEQFYSALLHLLPSHVDELIRKLLLSEAPVDFILTDTFFSWASTLAKNHGLPCVSFWTKPALVFTLYYHMDLLIANGHFASPENRKDTITYIPGIPAIETTDLASYLRETDTTTPLQQMIARSFEEVKRCDFVLANTVQELEEETIAVLQQEQPFYAVGPVFPDGFTGGTVMTSLWPESDCSSWLDSMPPSSVLYVSFGSIASVSKKDFEEIAYGVLNSKANFVWVLRPGSSSSGAANPLPQGFLEASRERGMVVPWCRQREVLQHPAVGAFLTHCGWNSVAESMWCGVPMLCFPLFSDQPPNRKLVVENLGIGMDLGEIGEVSRGKVSSRIDDLMGGEGGAELRRKMKEVKKAVQGAVAPHGSSQKNLDHFTADLLGLLSQKKASAVTETKRS, from the exons ATGACTAGCTCCGGCAGCGCCACCGGGCCCCACGCCCTCTTCGTGACCGCTCCCTACCAAGGTCACTTCGCCCCGGCCGTCGACCTCGCCATCAACCTGGCCGCCAGGGGCTTCGTCGTCACGTTCGCCTGCACAGAGGCCTTCCAACACCAGCGCACCGCCTCCGGTGCCTCCTCCGCGGACCACCGCGACGTCTTCGCCGGCGCACGCTCCAGGGGCCTCGACATCCGCTACGAGCTCGTCAGCGACGGCCTGCCGGTGTCCTTCGACCGCCATTCGCACCCCGAGCAGTTCTACTCcgccctcctccacctcctcccctCCCACGTCGACGAGCTGATCCGGAAGCTCCTCCTCTCTGAGGCCCCCGTCGACTTCATCCTCACCGACACCTTCTTCTCGTGGGCGTCCACCCTGGCCAAGAACCATGGCCTGCCGTGCGTCTCCTTCTGGACCAAGCCGGCGCTCGTCTTCACCCTCTACTACCACATGGACCTCCTCATCGCCAACGGCCACTTCGCTTCTCCCG AGAATCGCAAGGATACCATCACCTACATACCGGGCATTCCGGCGATCGAGACGACCGACCTCGCGTCGTACCTTCGGGAGACGGACACCACCACGCCCTTACAGCAGATGATCGCCAGGTCATTCGAGGAGGTCAAGAGGTGCGACTTCGTGCTGGCCAACACCGTGCAGGAGCTCGAAGAGGAGACCATCGCCGTGCTGCAGCAGGAGCAGCCGTTCTACGCCGTCGGGCCGGTCTTTCCCGACGGCTTCACCGGGGGCACCGTCATGACCTCCCTCTGGCCCGAGTCGGATTGTTCGTCGTGGCTCGACTCCATGCCGCCGAGCTCCGTGCTCTACGTCTCGTTCGGAAGCATCGCCTCTGTCAGCAAGAAAGATTTTGAGGAGATCGCCTACGGGGTCTTGAACAGTAAGGCCAACTTCGTATGGGTGCTTCGACCGGGGAGCTCGAGCTCCGGCGCCGCCAACCCACTTCCTCAAGGGTTCTTGGAGGCGAGCCGCGAGCGGGGGATGGTGGTGCCGTGGTGCCGCCAGCGAGAGGTTCTGCAGCACCCTGCGGTCGGCGCCTTCTTGacgcactgcgggtggaactcggtGGCGGAGAGCATGTGGTGCGGCGTGCCGATGCTGTGCTTCCCGCTGTTCTCGGACCAGCCGCCCAACCGGAAGCTGGTGGTTGAGAATCTGGGAATAGGGATGGATCTCGGGGAAATCGGTGAGGTTAGCAGAGGCAAAGTGTCGAGCAGAATCGACGACCTGATGGGAGGGGAAGGCGGTGCAGAACTGAGGAGGAAGATGAAAGAGGTGAAGAAGGCCGTGCAGGGTGCGGTGGCTCCGCATGGTTCGTCGCAAAAGAACTTGGATCACTTCACCGCCGATCTACTCGGACTTCTCTCACAAAAGAAGGCATCAGCTGTCACAGAGACGAAGAGGAGTTAG
- the LOC135612392 gene encoding NADH dehydrogenase [ubiquinone] 1 beta subcomplex subunit 8, mitochondrial-like, which produces MAGRLSGVASRIMGGNGVAARSAASALRSRSGMGFPLGKHIVPDKPLPADHDLLWDNGTPFPEPCIDRIAPTVGKYEALAWLCGGLSFFASLGLLAVWNDKASKIPYAPKVYPYDNLRVELGGEP; this is translated from the exons ATGGCCGGGAGACTGAGCGGCGTCGCGTCTCGCATCATGGGCGGCAACGGCGTGGCGGCCCGATCCGCCGCCTCCGCCCTCCGGTCGCGCTCCGGCATGGGCTTCCCCCTCGGCAAGCACATCGTCCCCGACAAGCCT CTGCCGGCTGACCACGATCTGCTTTGGGACAACGGTACCCCTTTCCCGGAACCCTGTATAGATCGGATCGCCCCCACCGTAGGAAAG TACGAAGCGTTGGCATGGCTGTGCGGAGGGCTCAGCTTCTTCGCATCGCTCGGTTTGCTTGCTGTCTGGAACGACAAAGCGTCCAAGATACCCTAT GCACCCAAAGTTTATCCATATGACAATCTGCGGGTGGAGCTTGGTGGGGAACCATAA